One Ignavibacteriota bacterium DNA segment encodes these proteins:
- a CDS encoding hydrogenase — protein sequence MSPVHLPLVELLIDIFAASILVTAFLIVSSRSLVFYIRLFALQSLLLGMVALLVVIGYGETHILIAAILTIAIKAIAIPVVLTRVIERIHVQKEIRFRMSITASLMFCGGIVILADSVAQSILRSPHAEASAVTRVLSVSIAMMLIGLFIMMTRQKALTQIIGLLTMENGVFLSGLSITYGMPLIVEIGIFFDILVAVLILGVFVFRINKTFESISIDSLRSLRH from the coding sequence ATGAGCCCCGTCCATTTGCCACTGGTTGAGTTGCTCATCGACATTTTCGCTGCCTCCATCCTGGTCACGGCATTCCTCATCGTGTCCAGCAGAAGTCTCGTGTTCTACATCCGGCTGTTCGCCCTGCAGTCGCTCCTTCTCGGCATGGTCGCCCTGCTTGTGGTGATCGGCTACGGCGAAACGCACATCCTCATCGCAGCGATTCTGACGATCGCGATCAAGGCGATCGCCATTCCGGTCGTACTCACGCGCGTCATCGAACGCATTCACGTGCAGAAGGAGATCCGCTTCAGGATGAGTATCACCGCATCGCTCATGTTCTGCGGTGGCATCGTCATACTCGCAGACTCCGTCGCCCAGTCGATCCTCCGCTCTCCCCACGCAGAGGCGTCCGCGGTCACACGTGTTCTCTCCGTGTCCATTGCGATGATGCTCATCGGTCTTTTCATCATGATGACACGACAGAAGGCCCTCACCCAGATCATCGGACTGTTGACCATGGAAAACGGCGTCTTCCTCTCGGGTCTTTCCATTACGTACGGCATGCCGCTGATCGTGGAGATAGGCATCTTCTTTGACATTCTCGTCGCTGTCCTGATCCTGGGGGTCTTCGTGTTCCGTATCAACAAAACGTTCGAATCGATCAGTATCGATTCGCTCAGGAGCCTTCGACATTGA
- a CDS encoding Gfo/Idh/MocA family oxidoreductase, whose product MVRIGILGTAAIARPFFGAPLRHASIAAIASRNASQAAAFAREFGIPAHFGSYDALLADPDIDAVYIPLPPALHAEWTIRAARAGKHVLLEKPAAPSSADVERMLEACAAARVLYMEAFMYRFKSIHRHVRELVAGGTLGPLRFIDFSWCFNIEALKRSLFRLDPSHGGGALNDLGIYGVDFLRYLGMPVPSVIHATIERHGGDGVDSFAHVVLRSGATLMTLTAGFTCDANYYALGGEKGSVYVSGSLAGRVVPNAVHMHLFENDQRSEEVFPAENPYVAEMDHFARCIEQNVQPESNGEGSLSNIRVLEEVKRAAGYH is encoded by the coding sequence ATGGTCCGGATCGGCATCCTGGGTACAGCCGCCATCGCGCGTCCCTTCTTTGGTGCGCCGCTACGCCATGCGTCCATCGCAGCGATCGCAAGCCGCAATGCGTCGCAGGCCGCAGCCTTCGCCAGGGAGTTCGGGATCCCTGCGCATTTCGGGAGTTACGATGCACTGCTCGCCGACCCGGACATCGATGCGGTGTATATACCTCTTCCGCCTGCCCTTCATGCCGAGTGGACCATCCGCGCTGCACGCGCAGGCAAGCATGTCCTCCTTGAGAAACCTGCCGCACCGTCATCGGCGGATGTCGAGCGGATGTTGGAAGCCTGTGCGGCTGCCCGGGTGCTCTACATGGAAGCATTCATGTACCGCTTCAAATCCATTCACCGCCATGTCCGGGAACTTGTTGCCGGTGGGACGCTGGGTCCGCTGCGGTTCATCGACTTCAGTTGGTGTTTCAATATCGAAGCGCTCAAGCGGAGCCTGTTCCGTCTCGATCCTTCCCATGGCGGCGGCGCTTTGAACGATCTGGGCATCTACGGCGTGGATTTTCTCCGGTACCTCGGTATGCCCGTGCCATCGGTCATCCACGCAACGATCGAACGTCACGGTGGGGATGGCGTGGACAGTTTTGCGCACGTCGTGCTCCGGTCGGGAGCCACGCTCATGACACTGACGGCCGGATTCACCTGTGATGCGAACTATTATGCCCTGGGGGGAGAGAAGGGATCGGTCTACGTTTCGGGGTCGCTGGCCGGGCGCGTTGTCCCGAATGCGGTGCACATGCACCTTTTTGAGAATGATCAGCGTTCGGAGGAGGTGTTCCCCGCAGAGAACCCCTATGTCGCGGAGATGGATCACTTTGCCCGGTGCATCGAGCAGAATGTGCAGCCGGAAAGCAACGGGGAGGGGAGTCTTTCGAATATCAGGGTGTTGGAAGAGGTCAAGCGTGCAGCGGGGTACCACTGA
- a CDS encoding sigma-70 family RNA polymerase sigma factor: protein MDAEQTILDRVRSGDTRAFGLLIERHKEGAYTLALRILNSREEAEETVQDAFLRVYRGLAGFRGDSRFATWLYRIVFNLSMTRVKRRRTPAESLDAHGEEPGDIVRETEGGGILEHLERQEAAALLAKGLAKLPHHHRIAVELFYLQEQSYEEIATIMGIPLGTVKTYLFRGRMRLKVLLADAVHEEEKAA from the coding sequence ATGGATGCAGAACAGACGATACTCGATCGGGTCAGGAGCGGAGATACTCGCGCTTTCGGGCTCCTCATTGAACGCCACAAAGAGGGCGCGTACACGCTTGCCCTCAGGATCCTGAACTCCCGTGAGGAAGCCGAGGAGACCGTCCAGGATGCGTTCCTTCGCGTGTATCGCGGGCTTGCCGGATTCCGGGGGGACTCCCGGTTCGCCACCTGGCTGTACAGGATCGTGTTCAATCTCAGTATGACACGTGTGAAGCGGAGGAGAACGCCCGCGGAGAGCCTTGACGCCCACGGGGAGGAACCCGGGGATATCGTTCGTGAGACCGAGGGGGGAGGGATCCTGGAGCACCTGGAGCGGCAGGAAGCGGCGGCCTTACTGGCAAAGGGGCTCGCGAAGCTCCCGCACCATCACCGTATCGCAGTGGAACTCTTCTATTTGCAGGAGCAGTCGTACGAAGAGATCGCAACGATCATGGGTATCCCGCTGGGGACGGTGAAGACCTATCTGTTCCGGGGGCGGATGCGATTGAAGGTGCTTCTGGCAGATGCTGTGCACGAAGAGGAGAAAGCAGCATGA
- a CDS encoding respiratory chain complex I subunit 1 family protein translates to MATTLLLSFLFQIILVIALAPLITGIIRKTKARFQHRRGATVLQPYYDLVKLMRKDVVVSSVASWLFHCTPYVVFSSMVVISLLVPTVVTPVPLHWVGDIIAVIYLFALGRFFMALVGLDTGSAFGGLGSSREMSIASIVEPAMMLAIFTAAVTAGSTDLSVIVDRLSTTPASMLNPSHLLAFAGLFVVSLAETGRIPVDNPATHLELTMIHEAMILEYSGPYLALIEWASQVKLVIFLALMANMFFPLGMATTWSPSALAVGAGAFLLKVTGLALIVALVESTNAKLRLFRVPELLVVAFILSLLSLILYFIVGA, encoded by the coding sequence ATGGCCACGACACTACTCCTGTCGTTCCTCTTCCAGATCATCCTGGTGATCGCGCTCGCCCCGCTGATCACCGGCATCATCCGAAAGACAAAGGCGCGCTTCCAGCACCGCCGGGGTGCGACCGTCCTTCAGCCGTACTACGATCTGGTAAAACTGATGAGGAAAGACGTCGTCGTCTCTTCCGTCGCCTCGTGGCTCTTCCATTGTACACCGTATGTGGTCTTCAGCTCCATGGTCGTCATTTCCCTGCTTGTGCCGACCGTGGTGACCCCTGTGCCGCTGCACTGGGTCGGCGACATCATCGCTGTCATTTACCTTTTTGCCCTCGGGCGGTTCTTCATGGCCCTCGTGGGACTTGATACCGGTAGTGCCTTCGGCGGACTTGGTTCGAGCCGTGAGATGTCCATCGCATCGATCGTCGAACCCGCGATGATGCTCGCGATCTTCACGGCCGCCGTGACCGCCGGCTCCACGGACCTGAGCGTCATCGTCGACCGGCTCTCCACCACCCCCGCGTCGATGCTGAACCCCTCTCATCTTCTGGCATTTGCGGGTCTCTTTGTCGTTTCCCTGGCAGAAACAGGGCGGATCCCGGTTGATAACCCGGCAACGCATCTCGAACTCACCATGATCCATGAAGCGATGATCCTGGAGTATTCGGGGCCATATCTAGCTCTCATCGAATGGGCCTCGCAGGTGAAACTGGTCATCTTTCTGGCACTGATGGCCAACATGTTCTTCCCCCTCGGGATGGCCACAACATGGTCACCATCGGCATTGGCCGTTGGCGCCGGGGCCTTCCTTCTCAAAGTCACCGGCCTCGCACTGATCGTCGCACTCGTCGAATCCACGAACGCCAAGCTTCGCCTGTTCCGCGTTCCGGAACTCCTCGTGGTGGCATTCATTCTCTCCCTGCTGTCGTTGATCCTCTATTTCATTGTGGGAGCATGA
- a CDS encoding hydrogenase 4 subunit F, with product MSTIILGLLLGLPVAGTLLCAVLHQRRILETVTVSVGGLTFLSALWLVTEVMQGTTISSSEGWLYADGLSAYIIIIISGSALVVALYSTGYLRRQIRDGKVGDRQLWLYYLLLNAFLFTMMVVLLSNNLGFLWIGSEATTLATAFLVAFYERERSIEAAWKYVIICSVGIGFALFGIILTYYSALHVVPGSGNALNWSSLMLVAKDLDPAVLKLAFIFILVGFGTKAGLAPLHTWKPDAYGEAPTPISALMAAGLVNVALYSLMRFYVLVNTAVGGTYAPTLFMVFGLVSMGIALPFILLQKDFKRMLAYSSVEHVGIIVFAIGIGTPLAYFGALLHLLNNALAKMVLFLTAGNVRLAYGSRLMRKVTGAIKVIPVSASFLIVGVFALTGWPPFGVFISEFTIVTAGFDRGYVVPVIFFIAIIAAVFVGFIYYTSRMVFGEPNVPVTGGEAEPLALWVLGLLLAALLLLGVYLPPPLEQVIENAARVLKG from the coding sequence TTGAGCACGATCATCCTGGGCCTGCTCCTGGGTCTGCCGGTGGCAGGAACCCTCCTCTGTGCGGTCCTGCACCAGCGCAGAATTCTGGAGACCGTCACGGTGTCGGTCGGTGGCCTGACCTTTCTTTCTGCACTCTGGCTCGTTACGGAAGTCATGCAGGGGACCACGATCAGCTCTTCGGAAGGCTGGTTGTATGCTGATGGGTTGTCGGCGTACATCATCATCATCATCTCCGGCAGCGCACTGGTGGTTGCGCTCTATTCCACCGGATATCTGCGCCGCCAGATCCGTGACGGAAAGGTCGGTGACCGGCAGTTGTGGCTGTACTACCTGCTGCTCAACGCCTTCCTCTTTACCATGATGGTGGTGCTTCTCTCCAACAATCTTGGATTCCTGTGGATCGGATCCGAAGCGACCACCCTGGCGACGGCATTCCTCGTGGCCTTCTATGAACGGGAGCGATCGATCGAGGCTGCATGGAAATACGTGATCATCTGCTCGGTCGGCATCGGCTTTGCCTTGTTCGGGATCATTCTCACCTACTATTCTGCCCTCCACGTGGTTCCGGGTTCCGGGAACGCCCTGAACTGGTCATCGCTCATGCTGGTCGCAAAGGATCTTGACCCTGCCGTGCTCAAACTCGCGTTCATCTTCATCCTCGTTGGATTCGGGACGAAGGCCGGGTTGGCACCCCTGCATACGTGGAAACCCGACGCCTACGGCGAGGCACCGACACCGATCAGTGCCCTGATGGCCGCCGGACTTGTCAATGTCGCTCTCTACTCGCTCATGCGGTTCTATGTGCTGGTGAATACTGCCGTGGGTGGCACCTATGCACCGACCCTCTTCATGGTGTTCGGCCTCGTCTCCATGGGCATCGCTCTGCCGTTCATCCTGTTGCAGAAGGATTTCAAGAGAATGCTGGCGTATTCCAGCGTGGAGCATGTTGGCATCATTGTGTTTGCCATTGGCATCGGGACCCCCCTGGCCTATTTCGGTGCACTCCTGCATCTTCTCAACAACGCCCTCGCCAAGATGGTCCTCTTCCTGACGGCCGGCAACGTACGCCTCGCGTACGGGTCACGACTGATGCGCAAAGTGACCGGTGCGATCAAGGTCATTCCCGTTTCGGCATCGTTCCTCATCGTCGGGGTTTTTGCCCTTACGGGATGGCCGCCGTTCGGCGTGTTCATCAGCGAATTCACGATCGTCACGGCCGGATTCGACCGTGGCTATGTGGTCCCCGTGATCTTCTTCATCGCGATTATCGCAGCTGTGTTTGTCGGGTTCATCTACTACACCTCGCGGATGGTGTTCGGTGAGCCCAACGTCCCTGTCACGGGCGGCGAGGCTGAACCGCTTGCATTGTGGGTGCTCGGACTCCTGCTCGCGGCACTGCTCCTGCTCGGGGTCTATCTGCCCCCTCCGCTCGAGCAGGTCATCGAGAATGCGGCCCGGGTACTGAAGGGTTGA